One Bartonella tribocorum CIP 105476 genomic window carries:
- a CDS encoding peptide chain release factor 3 has product MERRVQEVKRRRTFAIIAHPDAGKTTLTEKLLLFGGAIQLAGEVKAKKDRIQTRSDWMNIERDRGISVVTSVMTFEYENHIFNLLDTPGHEDFADDTYRTLTAVDSAIMVLDGARGIEPRTLKLFEVCRMRDIPIVTFINKMDREARDPIELLDEIEEKLALDTAPITWPIGTGKDFVGTYDLHHNRFRQKDDEITQRIVSNPNELVHLLPEYQRSTFLEGVELAQSVCKNFDLQAFREGHMTPVYFGSALRNFGVRDLINALIDFGQSPRDQSADQRNIIATEPKMTGFVFKIQANMDPNHRDRIAFFRVCSGTLERGMKTKLVRTGKPMTLSAPQFFFARSRQIADQAYAGDIVGIPNHGTLRIGDTLTEGEDILFKGVPNFAPEILRRVCLGDPMKAKKLKEALQQMAEEGVVQLFIPDDGSPSLIGVIGALQIDVLKERLKIEYSLPVNFESARFNLCRWISAQSKDALQEFLNNHRSAIAYDLEGDPVFLAENHFSLNYEAERAPKIKFSAFKDYQVRS; this is encoded by the coding sequence ATGGAACGAAGAGTCCAGGAAGTAAAGCGACGCCGTACATTTGCGATTATTGCTCACCCAGATGCTGGGAAAACAACATTGACGGAAAAGCTTTTATTGTTTGGTGGTGCTATTCAACTTGCAGGAGAAGTAAAAGCCAAAAAAGATCGTATTCAAACCCGTTCTGATTGGATGAATATTGAGCGTGATCGTGGTATTTCTGTTGTGACTTCGGTGATGACGTTTGAATATGAAAATCATATTTTTAATCTCCTAGATACCCCTGGTCATGAAGATTTTGCGGACGATACCTATCGTACGCTTACAGCTGTTGATAGCGCTATCATGGTATTGGATGGCGCCCGCGGGATTGAACCTAGAACACTAAAATTGTTTGAAGTGTGTCGGATGCGGGATATCCCTATTGTTACTTTTATCAATAAAATGGATCGTGAGGCGCGTGATCCTATAGAGCTTTTAGATGAAATTGAAGAAAAACTTGCGCTTGATACCGCCCCCATAACATGGCCTATTGGGACGGGTAAAGATTTTGTTGGTACCTATGATCTTCATCATAACCGTTTTCGTCAAAAAGATGATGAGATAACACAGCGGATCGTTTCAAATCCCAATGAGCTTGTCCATTTACTTCCAGAGTATCAACGTTCAACTTTTCTTGAAGGAGTAGAACTCGCTCAAAGTGTTTGCAAGAATTTTGATCTTCAAGCTTTCCGTGAAGGTCATATGACTCCGGTTTATTTTGGTTCAGCTTTACGAAATTTTGGTGTTCGTGATTTGATCAATGCGCTTATTGATTTTGGTCAAAGTCCCCGTGATCAAAGTGCAGATCAGCGCAATATCATAGCAACTGAACCTAAAATGACGGGATTTGTTTTTAAAATTCAAGCGAATATGGATCCTAATCATCGTGATCGTATTGCATTTTTTCGCGTCTGTTCCGGAACACTTGAACGCGGTATGAAGACAAAGTTGGTCCGAACAGGAAAACCGATGACGCTTTCGGCTCCACAATTTTTCTTTGCGCGTTCACGCCAAATTGCTGATCAAGCCTATGCGGGTGATATCGTAGGGATTCCTAATCATGGAACGTTGCGTATTGGCGATACTCTGACTGAAGGAGAAGATATTCTCTTTAAGGGAGTACCCAATTTTGCACCAGAGATTTTGCGTCGTGTTTGTTTGGGCGATCCAATGAAAGCAAAAAAGCTCAAAGAAGCTTTGCAACAAATGGCTGAAGAAGGGGTTGTGCAATTGTTTATTCCAGATGATGGGTCGCCTTCTCTCATTGGTGTTATTGGAGCTTTGCAAATTGATGTTTTAAAAGAACGATTGAAAATAGAATATTCTTTGCCCGTGAATTTTGAGTCTGCGCGTTTTAATTTATGCCGTTGGATTTCAGCGCAGAGCAAAGATGCGTTGCAAGAGTTTCTTAACAATCACCGCTCTGCTATTGCGTACGATTTAGAAGGTGATCCAGTTTTTTTAGCGGAGAACCATTTTTCATTGAATTATGAAGCAGAAAGAGCTCCTAAAATAAAATTTTCTGCTTTTAAAGATTATCAAGTACGCTCTTAA
- a CDS encoding lysine--tRNA ligase has product MRNQCDALSLTPELKDAAAQSRTWPFEEARKIIKRYEKTGYPDSVIFETGYGPSGLPHIGTFGEVARTTMVRHAFHILTENKVKTKLLCFSDDMDGLRKVPENVPDREKMEHYLGQPLSRVPDPFGDDYPSFGVANNARLRAFLDRFGFDYEFASATDYYSSGRFDETLLKILACYDKVMTIILPTLGEERQATYSLFLPISPFSGKVLQVPMIARNVEKGTVTYIEPETGETIETEVTGGKVKCQWKVDWAMRWTALGIDYEMAGKDLIDSTNLSSKICKVLGGKPPEGFNYELFLDDKGQKISKSKGNGLTIDEWLTYAPTESLGLYMFSKPKTAKRLYFDVIPKAVDEYYAHLSAYGRQSWQERLNNPVWHIHNGCPPQVDLPVPFALLLNLVSASNAENAEVLWGFISRYAKGANAQTYPELDQLVKFAIKYFDVFVKPNKKFRIPDDSERATLAQIDEKLANFSEAVDGNTLQNTLLDVARLTERYQDHSKKSPEGGPGVSNVFFQMLYEVLLGQERGPRWGSFIALYGINEMRALIAEALARPMEE; this is encoded by the coding sequence ATGCGTAATCAGTGTGACGCCCTTAGCCTTACGCCTGAATTAAAGGATGCGGCTGCTCAATCGAGAACTTGGCCATTTGAAGAAGCACGTAAGATTATCAAGCGGTATGAAAAGACGGGTTATCCGGACAGTGTAATATTTGAAACAGGTTATGGACCTTCTGGTTTACCGCATATTGGGACTTTTGGGGAAGTTGCACGTACAACCATGGTGCGTCATGCCTTTCATATTCTTACAGAGAATAAAGTAAAAACAAAGTTGCTTTGTTTTTCTGATGATATGGATGGTTTGCGCAAGGTTCCTGAAAATGTGCCTGATCGCGAGAAGATGGAACATTATCTTGGTCAACCGTTGAGCCGTGTACCTGATCCTTTTGGGGATGATTATCCTTCTTTTGGAGTGGCGAATAACGCACGTTTACGGGCTTTTCTTGATCGTTTTGGTTTTGATTATGAATTTGCAAGTGCGACGGATTATTACAGTTCCGGTCGTTTTGATGAAACACTTTTAAAAATCCTTGCTTGTTATGACAAGGTAATGACAATTATTTTACCAACATTGGGTGAAGAGCGACAGGCGACCTATTCTCTCTTTTTACCGATTTCTCCTTTTTCTGGAAAAGTATTACAAGTACCGATGATTGCGCGGAATGTTGAAAAAGGAACGGTTACTTATATTGAACCTGAAACAGGAGAAACTATAGAAACAGAGGTTACAGGGGGCAAGGTTAAGTGTCAATGGAAGGTTGATTGGGCTATGCGCTGGACAGCGCTTGGCATTGATTATGAAATGGCAGGAAAAGATCTTATCGATTCTACCAATCTTTCTTCTAAAATTTGTAAAGTACTAGGTGGAAAGCCTCCAGAAGGATTTAACTATGAACTCTTTTTGGATGATAAAGGGCAGAAAATTTCCAAATCCAAGGGAAATGGCTTAACCATTGATGAATGGCTTACTTATGCTCCAACAGAGAGTTTAGGGCTTTATATGTTTTCAAAGCCCAAGACAGCCAAAAGGCTTTATTTTGATGTTATTCCCAAAGCTGTGGATGAATATTATGCGCATCTTTCCGCCTATGGTCGCCAAAGTTGGCAAGAACGGCTTAATAATCCTGTATGGCATATTCATAATGGTTGTCCACCGCAGGTTGATTTACCTGTACCTTTTGCGTTGCTTTTAAATTTGGTAAGCGCTTCAAATGCAGAGAATGCAGAAGTTCTTTGGGGGTTTATTTCTCGTTATGCTAAAGGAGCCAATGCGCAAACTTATCCAGAACTTGATCAATTAGTGAAGTTTGCCATTAAATACTTTGATGTTTTTGTGAAACCAAACAAAAAGTTTCGTATACCAGATGACAGCGAGCGCGCAACATTAGCACAAATTGATGAAAAATTAGCCAATTTTTCTGAGGCTGTTGATGGCAACACACTACAAAATACACTTCTTGATGTTGCACGGCTAACGGAACGCTACCAAGATCATAGCAAAAAGAGTCCTGAAGGTGGTCCTGGTGTTTCCAATGTCTTTTTTCAAATGCTCTATGAGGTCCTTTTAGGACAAGAGCGAGGTCCGCGATGGGGATCATTTATAGCGCTTTATGGGATTAATGAAATGCGTGCACTGATTGCCGAAGCATTGGCACGACCTATGGAGGAATAA
- a CDS encoding bifunctional alanine racemase/tRNA (adenosine(37)-N6)-threonylcarbamoyltransferase complex ATPase subunit type 1 TsaE, whose protein sequence is MNFNFFLENEEATKLFAKNLALSLKPGDLVTLQGDLGTGKSTIARTIIQTLVNDDTMDVPSPTFTLVQNYQLPQFEIIHADLYRLSMAEEIDELGLHEAREKNILLVEWPERSADLLEIATFALTLQYKAHGRHVILRSAQHSIECLQQSFAIRT, encoded by the coding sequence ATGAATTTTAATTTTTTTCTTGAAAATGAAGAGGCAACAAAGCTTTTTGCAAAAAATTTAGCCCTTTCTTTAAAGCCGGGGGATCTTGTTACGCTGCAAGGAGATCTTGGAACTGGAAAATCAACCATTGCACGTACAATCATCCAAACGCTTGTAAACGACGACACTATGGATGTTCCAAGCCCTACTTTTACTCTTGTGCAAAACTATCAACTTCCACAGTTTGAAATTATTCATGCTGATCTTTATCGCCTTTCTATGGCAGAAGAAATTGATGAATTAGGGCTTCATGAAGCACGTGAGAAAAACATTTTACTCGTTGAATGGCCAGAGAGAAGTGCAGATCTTTTAGAGATTGCCACTTTTGCACTCACCTTACAATATAAAGCACATGGGCGTCATGTGATACTGAGATCTGCACAACATTCCATTGAATGTTTGCAACAGTCTTTTGCAATTCGCACATAA
- the addA gene encoding double-strand break repair helicase AddA, translating into MTFFSIPEAALDAQATATHPQKNVWVSANAGSGKTHVLSERVIRLLLNGTPPARILCLTYTRAAAAVMQSRIFRTLSSWNELDDAQLQETLTRFENKPVNAQKLTYARQLFARALETPGGLKIQTIHAFCESLLHQFMLEANIAGHFELPDDISREKLRQESRCQLLARRDVQPALQQLLQVISEHNFNQLLYEAVEKQHKLSDFLSSLLSENGEKKLRALFNLAPDETNQCLMEQIQQTARLPLYALKHCEINGSQSFKDMVEKFSQLEKARDETNILNIISDIYFKTKGEPRSFSNLSRKKSDEIWPFIQQMLEDKQNKLSLLLEKHQCAKVATLNMAAFQLCAVYLKIYTNLKKANGFLDFDDLIERTLHLLQRKGASQWVHYKLDRGLDHILLDEAQDTNPEQWQIIQLLAQEFFSGYSQRTNIRTLFAVGDEKQSIYSFQGAAPENFAANGRIIQKKAQQTNQQFEKIQLHYSFRSTADVLKSVDLVFETPENYKGLSAENTKTVHEAIRVHSPGEVIIWDAISKETSEFPHDWHLSVDHLDTPEVRLAEKIAETIADWLQKGEILPAKGRLIRASDIMILVRKRDKFVSALSRALKHLNIPVAGADRLQLTKHISIRDLMALGRFVLQPQDDLSLACVLKSPLFAFSEEELYQLAAHRTGSLWQSLCTHASSQVSFKDAFERLNHYRTLVDKIPVFEFYSHILNNDKGRQKILSRLGSEANDVLDAFMDYTLAIQKTGLPGLQAFLETLTASEPEIKREFEQNNEEIRIMTVHAAKGLEAAIVFLVDPGSAIWHPQHAPHLLKVPLNNAQGNGQQAFIWRPNEKFDTKLSKQAISHLKERAEEEYRRLLYVGMTRAEDRLFICGYKGQKTPSHTWLQLVKKALEPHAVAIKGPAEDIAAWRYCITSSSASINQEVSCAESQALPPLPAFFSHKVSVEPVLPKPLKPSVASLSIEADTELSSSPKQLFTSPVLGEINTNRAFFIEYGHLIHRLLQYLPDCPPQKRQDYARNYLNIKASHWDESQRERALRHVWKILDHVYLKPLFSEQSRAEVPLMGIVKIRGKEQAISGQIDRLYITKNSIIFADFKTGIPPENEAAIAPHHWLQMALYRKLLQAIHPDKDIQALLIYSKEAKIFKLPPEKLEACLDEIAL; encoded by the coding sequence ATGACTTTTTTTTCTATTCCTGAAGCCGCTCTTGATGCACAAGCAACAGCAACACATCCCCAAAAAAACGTGTGGGTTTCTGCAAATGCTGGATCTGGAAAAACCCACGTTTTAAGTGAACGTGTTATTCGTTTGCTTTTAAACGGTACGCCTCCAGCGCGTATTTTATGCCTTACTTATACAAGAGCTGCTGCTGCTGTTATGCAATCACGCATTTTTCGCACACTTTCCAGTTGGAATGAACTCGATGATGCACAGTTGCAAGAAACCTTAACACGGTTTGAAAATAAACCCGTCAATGCGCAAAAATTAACTTATGCACGACAACTCTTCGCTCGTGCTCTTGAAACACCTGGTGGCTTGAAAATTCAAACGATTCATGCTTTTTGTGAATCTCTCTTGCATCAATTTATGTTAGAAGCCAATATCGCAGGGCATTTCGAACTTCCCGATGATATCAGTCGCGAAAAATTACGACAAGAATCTCGTTGCCAACTTTTAGCACGTCGTGATGTACAACCTGCTTTGCAACAGTTACTTCAAGTTATTAGCGAACATAATTTTAACCAACTGCTCTATGAAGCCGTTGAAAAGCAACATAAACTCTCTGATTTTTTATCTTCTCTTCTATCTGAAAATGGAGAAAAAAAATTGCGCGCGCTTTTCAACTTAGCACCCGATGAAACAAATCAATGCCTGATGGAACAGATACAACAGACTGCACGCCTACCCCTTTATGCTCTTAAACATTGCGAAATTAACGGTAGCCAAAGCTTTAAGGATATGGTGGAAAAATTTTCCCAATTAGAAAAGGCGCGTGATGAGACAAATATTCTCAATATTATTTCTGATATTTATTTTAAAACAAAAGGTGAGCCGCGTAGCTTCTCAAATTTATCTCGTAAAAAATCAGATGAAATTTGGCCTTTTATTCAACAAATGCTTGAAGATAAACAAAACAAGCTTTCTCTTCTTTTAGAAAAACATCAATGTGCAAAGGTTGCCACCCTCAATATGGCTGCTTTTCAGCTCTGTGCCGTTTATCTCAAAATCTATACGAATCTAAAAAAGGCCAATGGCTTCTTAGACTTTGATGACCTTATTGAGCGTACGCTTCATTTGTTACAGCGTAAAGGTGCAAGCCAATGGGTGCACTATAAACTGGATCGTGGGCTTGATCATATTCTCCTTGATGAAGCACAAGATACCAACCCTGAGCAATGGCAAATTATTCAACTGTTGGCACAAGAATTTTTCTCAGGGTATAGCCAACGAACAAATATACGAACTCTTTTTGCTGTTGGAGACGAAAAACAATCTATTTATTCTTTTCAAGGTGCTGCTCCAGAAAACTTTGCTGCAAATGGACGAATCATTCAAAAAAAAGCGCAGCAAACAAATCAGCAATTTGAAAAAATACAATTGCATTACTCTTTTCGCTCTACAGCGGATGTTCTTAAAAGCGTTGATCTTGTTTTTGAAACACCAGAAAACTATAAAGGACTTTCGGCAGAAAATACAAAGACAGTGCATGAAGCTATTCGCGTTCATAGCCCAGGTGAAGTTATTATATGGGATGCCATTTCCAAAGAAACGAGCGAATTTCCTCATGATTGGCATTTGAGTGTTGATCATTTAGATACACCTGAAGTTCGTTTAGCCGAAAAAATTGCTGAAACGATTGCCGATTGGTTACAAAAAGGCGAAATACTTCCAGCAAAGGGACGCTTAATACGGGCAAGTGATATTATGATCTTGGTTCGTAAACGTGATAAATTTGTTTCAGCTCTTTCCCGTGCTCTTAAACACCTTAATATTCCTGTAGCAGGGGCTGATCGTTTACAACTCACCAAGCATATTAGTATCCGTGACTTAATGGCGCTTGGACGTTTTGTTTTGCAGCCACAAGATGATCTTTCTCTTGCTTGCGTTTTAAAAAGTCCTCTTTTTGCTTTTAGTGAAGAGGAACTTTATCAACTTGCCGCACACCGAACCGGCTCTCTTTGGCAAAGCTTATGTACACACGCATCATCGCAGGTATCTTTTAAAGATGCTTTTGAAAGACTTAACCATTATCGCACTTTAGTGGATAAAATACCGGTTTTCGAGTTTTATAGCCATATTCTGAATAATGATAAGGGAAGACAAAAAATTCTGTCTCGTTTAGGATCTGAAGCAAATGATGTACTCGATGCTTTTATGGATTATACGCTCGCTATTCAAAAAACAGGATTACCAGGATTACAAGCTTTTTTAGAAACATTAACTGCAAGCGAGCCAGAAATTAAACGTGAATTTGAACAAAACAATGAAGAAATTCGCATCATGACGGTTCATGCCGCAAAAGGACTAGAGGCTGCTATTGTGTTTTTGGTTGATCCTGGTAGTGCGATTTGGCATCCTCAGCATGCACCTCATTTGCTTAAAGTTCCTTTAAACAATGCACAAGGGAATGGACAACAAGCTTTTATTTGGCGCCCCAATGAAAAGTTTGATACAAAACTCTCTAAGCAAGCAATTTCACATTTAAAAGAGCGTGCCGAAGAAGAGTATAGGCGCCTTCTTTATGTAGGAATGACACGCGCTGAAGATCGTTTATTTATTTGTGGATATAAAGGTCAAAAAACACCCTCTCATACATGGCTACAACTGGTAAAGAAAGCCCTTGAACCCCATGCGGTTGCTATAAAAGGCCCTGCGGAAGATATTGCAGCTTGGCGTTATTGCATTACATCTTCTTCTGCCTCTATAAACCAAGAAGTTTCTTGCGCTGAGAGTCAAGCCTTACCACCTTTGCCTGCTTTTTTCTCTCATAAAGTATCAGTAGAACCAGTTCTCCCAAAACCCCTAAAACCTTCAGTTGCGAGCCTTTCCATTGAAGCTGATACAGAACTTTCGTCAAGCCCAAAACAGCTTTTCACTTCACCTGTTTTAGGAGAAATAAACACCAACAGAGCTTTTTTCATTGAATATGGTCATCTCATTCACCGATTATTACAATATCTCCCCGATTGCCCCCCACAAAAACGTCAAGATTATGCTCGCAACTATCTCAATATCAAAGCTTCTCATTGGGATGAAAGCCAAAGAGAACGTGCTCTTCGCCATGTTTGGAAAATTTTAGATCATGTTTACCTCAAACCCCTTTTCTCTGAGCAGTCACGTGCTGAAGTTCCCTTAATGGGGATTGTAAAAATTCGTGGAAAAGAACAAGCAATTTCTGGTCAAATTGACCGTCTCTACATCACGAAAAACAGCATTATTTTTGCTGATTTTAAAACAGGGATTCCACCTGAAAATGAAGCTGCTATTGCTCCTCATCATTGGTTGCAAATGGCGCTTTATCGAAAATTGTTGCAAGCGATTCATCCTGATAAAGATATCCAAGCTCTGCTTATCTACAGTAAAGAAGCCAAAATTTTTAAACTTCCTCCAGAAAAACTCGAGGCATGTCTTGATGAAATTGCCTTATAA
- the addB gene encoding double-strand break repair protein AddB translates to MTYKPRVFSISPGTAFLPHFVDALLSGTLIDDFAPNGDIQTALADSLIYVPTRRAARALRLAFVERSETQSTFLPTIRALGDVDEDSFLFVENHTSVLNPPIGESERLLLLARLIRPWRESLPAHLRALFGTEDVLIPAHSADAIWLAQDLAHLMDEIETEAADWSKLKDIAPDMVAEWWQITLDFLTIVTQNWPQILTERQRSNPAEWRNQALTMHAETLRRTQPDKPIIAAGVSGSIPAVSHLLKVIASLPKGAVVLPGLDLHMDEDQWNALSTSNKEKTVCDFFDHAENVFSHPQYHLKKLLTLMDCQRDHVCEIGQQSSIKKRRMALLSEALRPASTTDKWIQIVRDDYESLCADWSFIEAINEREEALAIAVALRKAIEEPQKTTALITNDRNLARRVAAELQRFGIEANDSGGIPLAQTLPVTLLRLILENVFQSDDPIAFLSLLKHPLTTLQQNRHRLREMAENFELFVLRGNTGRINLCECDQFLEKWIETYSHDHNFSEINALDQQKFEEARLLCHLLKKAVEPLASLMKQEKECTINEAAIATVEVFENFGRSEDNSLAHLYQHEAGQALSNFLRELVSDQSGLTFHLCEWPAVFSALIATRSVTPSPGGHPRLFIWGTLESRLQTVDTVVIGGLNEGSWPISTRNDAFLSRPMKMMLTLEPPEQRIGLSAHDFQWAMGMDKVVMSRALRVNHTPSIPSRWLQRIETVVGKQAWKQIRARGEILRHWTKMLDHTNMISDVERPCPVPPLDGRPRHFSVTEIETLRYDPYAIYAKKILRLRPLKPLIHDPSAIERGILYHAILAAFCAQIKNPNAANALDVLLTLGRKEFDKFNFPPDIEVIWWNSFENLAPHLIQWEQSLGPRERYAEVVSEKISIGTTGVTLSGRVDRLDVLPDKTVEILDFKTGTPPSSKQVRKLLFPQLALETALLMEGAFPDFQDLTPSNLFYIPLNGKGEIKSQSILLKKKEENTYLSAVNLGEIAWKNLIALITYYQNPQQGYLSHAVPMEKRYEGDYDHLARLWEWSSGFYKEE, encoded by the coding sequence ATGACTTATAAACCACGTGTCTTTTCTATTTCTCCTGGAACGGCTTTTTTGCCTCATTTTGTTGATGCGCTGCTCTCTGGTACCCTTATTGATGATTTTGCTCCCAATGGAGATATTCAAACGGCCCTTGCCGATAGTCTTATTTATGTTCCGACACGTCGTGCGGCTCGGGCTTTGCGTTTAGCCTTTGTTGAAAGAAGCGAGACACAATCAACCTTCTTGCCAACCATTCGTGCCCTAGGCGATGTTGATGAAGACAGTTTCCTTTTTGTTGAAAATCATACCAGCGTGCTTAATCCGCCTATTGGAGAGAGCGAACGCCTATTGCTTTTAGCGCGTCTTATTCGTCCATGGCGTGAAAGTTTGCCTGCACATTTGCGTGCTCTGTTTGGTACAGAAGATGTACTTATTCCAGCGCATAGTGCCGATGCAATTTGGCTTGCTCAAGATTTGGCACATTTGATGGATGAAATTGAAACAGAAGCAGCAGACTGGTCAAAACTGAAAGATATTGCCCCTGATATGGTTGCTGAATGGTGGCAAATAACGCTCGATTTCCTAACTATTGTTACACAAAATTGGCCACAAATCTTGACAGAAAGGCAGCGAAGTAATCCCGCTGAATGGCGTAATCAAGCACTTACAATGCATGCAGAGACTTTACGACGTACGCAGCCTGATAAACCGATCATTGCGGCTGGTGTTTCAGGTTCTATTCCTGCAGTTTCTCATCTTTTAAAGGTTATAGCCTCTCTACCAAAAGGAGCTGTTGTTCTTCCAGGCCTTGATCTTCATATGGATGAAGATCAATGGAATGCACTTAGCACAAGCAATAAAGAAAAAACAGTTTGTGATTTTTTTGATCATGCAGAAAATGTTTTTAGCCATCCTCAATATCATTTAAAAAAACTTCTAACTCTCATGGACTGTCAACGCGATCATGTTTGCGAAATTGGCCAACAGAGTAGCATAAAAAAAAGGCGAATGGCGCTTTTATCAGAAGCACTCCGACCAGCTTCTACGACAGACAAATGGATACAAATTGTTCGTGATGACTATGAAAGTCTTTGTGCAGATTGGTCATTTATTGAAGCTATCAACGAACGTGAAGAGGCTCTCGCTATCGCTGTTGCTTTACGCAAAGCTATTGAAGAACCCCAAAAAACCACAGCCCTTATTACCAATGATCGTAACTTAGCCCGCCGTGTTGCTGCGGAATTACAGCGATTTGGCATTGAAGCAAATGATTCAGGGGGAATACCACTTGCACAAACATTGCCTGTAACGCTCTTGCGGCTTATCTTAGAAAATGTTTTCCAATCTGATGATCCCATTGCTTTTCTTTCCCTTCTTAAACATCCACTGACAACACTCCAACAAAACCGTCATCGTTTACGCGAAATGGCAGAAAATTTTGAACTTTTTGTTCTTCGAGGGAACACGGGGCGCATCAATCTTTGCGAGTGTGATCAATTTCTTGAAAAATGGATTGAAACCTATTCTCATGATCATAATTTTTCTGAAATTAATGCCCTTGATCAGCAGAAATTTGAAGAAGCACGTCTCCTGTGTCATCTTTTGAAGAAAGCTGTTGAACCTTTAGCTTCTCTCATGAAACAAGAGAAAGAATGCACCATCAACGAAGCTGCGATAGCAACGGTTGAGGTTTTTGAAAATTTTGGGCGCAGTGAGGATAATTCTCTTGCTCATCTTTATCAACACGAAGCAGGACAAGCCCTCTCAAATTTTTTACGGGAATTGGTCAGTGATCAATCAGGATTAACATTTCATCTTTGCGAATGGCCTGCTGTGTTTTCCGCATTGATTGCAACGCGTTCTGTTACACCTTCGCCTGGAGGACATCCGCGTTTATTCATTTGGGGGACTTTAGAATCACGTTTGCAAACGGTTGATACAGTGGTTATTGGCGGTCTTAATGAAGGGTCATGGCCGATATCAACCCGCAATGATGCTTTTTTATCGCGACCGATGAAAATGATGTTAACTCTAGAACCACCAGAGCAGCGTATTGGTCTTTCCGCCCATGATTTTCAATGGGCTATGGGAATGGATAAAGTGGTGATGAGTCGCGCCTTGCGTGTTAATCATACGCCTTCTATTCCTTCACGCTGGCTACAACGCATAGAAACAGTGGTAGGAAAACAGGCTTGGAAACAAATTCGTGCACGAGGTGAAATATTACGCCATTGGACAAAGATGCTTGATCATACCAACATGATTTCTGATGTAGAACGTCCTTGCCCTGTACCACCCCTTGATGGACGTCCGCGTCATTTTTCAGTCACTGAAATAGAAACATTGCGCTATGATCCTTATGCTATCTATGCCAAAAAAATCTTACGACTGAGACCACTTAAACCACTTATTCACGATCCTAGCGCTATTGAGCGCGGAATACTTTATCACGCTATTCTTGCAGCTTTTTGCGCACAGATAAAAAATCCAAATGCCGCAAATGCATTAGATGTTCTGCTTACTCTTGGACGTAAAGAATTTGATAAATTCAATTTTCCACCCGATATTGAAGTCATTTGGTGGAACAGTTTTGAAAATCTTGCTCCACATCTTATTCAATGGGAACAAAGTTTAGGACCGCGAGAGCGATATGCTGAAGTGGTCTCAGAAAAAATCTCTATAGGGACAACAGGGGTAACCCTTTCAGGGCGTGTTGATCGTCTTGATGTTTTGCCAGACAAAACGGTTGAAATTCTAGATTTCAAAACTGGAACACCTCCTTCATCAAAACAAGTTCGTAAATTATTATTTCCACAATTGGCTTTAGAAACAGCTTTGCTGATGGAAGGGGCATTTCCAGATTTTCAAGATCTTACCCCCTCAAATTTATTTTACATTCCCCTGAACGGAAAAGGTGAAATTAAATCCCAATCCATTCTTTTAAAGAAAAAAGAAGAAAACACTTACCTCAGTGCAGTTAATCTTGGTGAAATTGCATGGAAAAATCTTATTGCACTTATAACGTATTATCAAAATCCACAACAAGGCTATCTTTCACATGCTGTTCCCATGGAAAAACGATATGAAGGTGACTACGACCATTTGGCACGGTTGTGGGAATGGTCAAGTGGTTTTTATAAAGAAGAGTAA
- the trxA gene encoding thioredoxin encodes MTCVKVDKDNFESEVLTSSTPVVVDFWAEWCGPCKMIAPILDEISTEMQNQVKIVKVNIDENPELATQYGVRSIPTLLMFKNGNVSSNMVGATSKGRLSEWIKDGLR; translated from the coding sequence ATGACGTGTGTAAAAGTTGATAAGGACAATTTCGAAAGTGAAGTTCTAACCTCTTCCACCCCTGTTGTGGTTGATTTTTGGGCAGAATGGTGTGGTCCTTGCAAAATGATAGCGCCAATTTTGGATGAAATTTCAACGGAAATGCAAAACCAAGTTAAAATTGTCAAAGTAAATATTGACGAAAATCCGGAATTAGCTACCCAATATGGAGTACGCTCTATCCCTACATTACTAATGTTTAAAAATGGAAATGTCTCATCAAATATGGTTGGCGCTACCTCTAAGGGACGTCTTTCTGAGTGGATAAAAGATGGGCTTCGTTAA